Proteins from one Chaetodon auriga isolate fChaAug3 chromosome 19, fChaAug3.hap1, whole genome shotgun sequence genomic window:
- the LOC143338466 gene encoding putative G-protein coupled receptor 21, producing the protein MMNSSLDPLNQSSADLSNLSAPFCLLEIGYSQIFTTCLLEVSIILLLTVLIISGNLVVIFVFHCAPLLSQHTTSAFIQTMAYADLLVGVSCLFPSLSLLHHLQGLNPKLTCQVFGYMVSVLKSVSMVSLACVSVDRYIAITRPLTYASLVTPCRVRCCILLIWLYSALVFLPSFLGWGKPGYHGDVVEWCAVEWRTRPAFTTFIVALLYAPAALTVCFTYANIFKICRQHTREISERHARYRPQQLQGPGLTVGSVVKDNSAVEQGQIPHLTQSQKSQPQYQQPTSSYPDKRYAMVLFRITSVFYILWLPYILYFLLESGGIYHHPAASFLTTWLAISNSFCNCLIYSLSNSAFRKGLKRLCSFCLQRSGSGFGVRNTKKAFIGSLEKGSVGLGYGYGHGEIGIGTTCHV; encoded by the coding sequence ATGATGAATTCCTCCCTGGATCCACTGAACCAGAGCTCTGCTGACCTGTCCAACCTATCTGCTCCCTTCTGCCTGCTTGAGATAGGTTATTCCCAAATTTTCACCACCTGCCTCCTAGAAGTCTCTATCATACttctcctcactgttctcattATTTCCGGTAACCTGGTGGTGAtttttgtgtttcactgtgccCCCTTACTTAGCCAGCACACCACCAGTGCTTTCATCCAGACTATGGCATACGCTGATCTGTTGGTGGGGGTCAGCTGCCTGTTCCCCTCTTTGTCGCTGCTCCATCACCTCCAAGGCCTCAACCCCAAACTCACCTGCCAGGTGTTCGGGTACATGGTGTCTGTTTTGAAATCCGTTTCAATGGTGTCGTTGGCGTGTGTGAGTGTCGACCGCTACATTGCCATCACTCGACCTCTTACTTACGCATCCCTGGTAACACCTTGTCGAGTGCGCTGCTGCATCCTTCTGATATGGTTGTACTCAGCTCTGGTGTTCCTCCCATCTTTTCTCGGGTGGGGGAAACCCGGTTACCATGGCGATGTGGTGGAGTGGTGCGCCGTCGAGTGGAGGACTCGTCCCGCTTTCACAACCTTTATAGTTGCGCTGCTCTACGCCCCAGCTGCTCTGACTGTCTGCTTCACCTATGCCAACATCTTCAAGATCTGCCGGCAGCACACACGGGAAATCAGCGAGCGCCACGCTCGATACCGACCCCAACAGCTGCAGGGTCCAGGACTGACAGTGGGATCGGTGGTCAAGGACAACAGTGCAGTAGAGCAAGGGCAGATTCCCCACCTGACTCAATCACAAAAATCCCAACCGCAGTATCAGCAACCCACATCGTCATACCCAGACAAGCGATACGCCATGGTCCTGTTCCGCATTACAAGCGTGTTCTATATCCTCTGGTTGCCATACATCCTCTACTTTCTGTTGGAGAGTGGTGGGATCTATCACCACCCTGCAGCCTCATTCCTAACCACATGGCTGGCCATCAGCAACAGCTTCTGTAACTGTCTCATCTACAGCCTCTCCAACTCTGCCTTCAGGAAGGGCCTCAAACGCCTCTGCTCCTTCTGTTTACAGCGCAGTGGCAGTGGCTTTGGGGTTAGGAACACCAAAAAGGCTTTCATTGGTTCTCTTGAAAAAGGATCTGTTGGACTGGGGTATGGATATGGTCATGGGGAAATAGGAATTGGCACGACATGTCATGTCTAa